GGTCGAGCTGGAGGACCTCAATCCGTATCTGTCCCTGGACCTGGTCGACGCGAGGACGCGCGACGCGTTCGTGGCGGCGATGGCGGACTCACTGCGGGGGCTACTGGCCGACGAGGTCTGACGAGGACGGCCGGCTGAAGCGGAGCTTGTCCTTCTCTCGGGCGCCCAGGCGCCGGTAGAAGCGGATCGCGCCGTCGTTCCAGACGGGTGTCTGCCACTGGATCTCGGCGATCCCCAGGGCGCGGGCCTCGGCGGCCACGGCGTCCATCAGGAGCGGTCCGAGACCGAGTCCGCGGTGGCCGGGGCGCAGGTACAGGCAGTCCATGTGGAGGTACTCGCACCCGTCCCAGGTGGAGATCGCGGGCTCGCAGGTCGCGTAGCCGACGAGTGTGCCGTCGGCGAGTTCGGCGACCAGGCAGCGCAGGCGGGGCGTGGCGGTGGAGAACAGGAGTGTGTGCAGGCGGTCGGCGAGGCC
The DNA window shown above is from Streptomyces sp. NBC_01445 and carries:
- a CDS encoding GNAT family N-acetyltransferase — protein: MTDARVSVRPARPGDLPEVARLAAEHAAFEKADPPAPGLADRLHTLLFSTATPRLRCLVAELADGTLVGYATCEPAISTWDGCEYLHMDCLYLRPGHRGLGLGPLLMDAVAAEARALGIAEIQWQTPVWNDGAIRFYRRLGAREKDKLRFSRPSSSDLVGQ